The DNA window TCAAGAATCTTTAACCTCAGAAACTAAAAGTTCTGCTGGAGATAAACATGAAACTGGTCGAGCAATGTTACAATTAGAACGTGAAAAAGCAGGACAGCAATTGGCTGAAATACAGAAATTAAATCAATTATTGCCTAAAATTGATGTGTCAAATAATTCTGAAATTATCGGTTTAGGAAGCTTGGTTTATACATCTCAAGCTAATTATTTTATCGCCATAAGTGCTGGAGAATTAAAAGTAAATAATCAATCGTTTTATGCGATTTCTGCAAATACACCTATTGCTAAATTACTCTTAGGGAAACTAAAAAACGATGAAATTATATTTAGAGATCAGGAGTTCAAAATTATTAAGATATTATAGATTTAACCTCAATCATTTTCAGTGTATCTTTATTAAATGAAAAAGAAAAAAATCACACTTGTATTATTTACCAGTTTCCTGCTTTCCGTTGTTGGGTTTTCTCAGGATTTGGTTGCTAAGTCTTCAGTAGCATTTAAAATTAAAAATTTAGGGTTCAATGTAGAAGGTTTCTTTTCTGAAATTAATATAGAAAGCAATTTTTCAGATGATGATATTTCGCAATGGACATTAATAGGAAATGTTATTGTCAATTCTATTAGGACTAACAACGAAAAGCGTGATGTACATCTTCTAAAAGACGACTTTTTTGACGTTAAAACGTTTCCTAAAATAGTATTAATGGCAACGAATTTCAAGAAGACTTCCCTAAATAAATACGATGTTACATTTAGTTTAACTATAAAAGAAACGACTAAAAAGATTACAATTCCCATGTTAATTATCAATAATAAAGATGCACTTCAATTGACATGTGATTTTGAAATTAACAGACGCGATTTTGATGTTGGTGGTAATAGTTTAGTAATGTCAAAAACAGTAAAAATTGCTGTTAGTCATACTGTAAAAAAACAATAAATTGAGTACACGTCTTTCGTCTTTTGATGTTATAATTGTTGGAGGTGGATTGGCAGGTTTATCAAGCGCTATTCATTTGTCAAATGCAGACCTGAGTGTTTTAGTTATTGAAAAAAACAGCTATCCAAAGCATAAAGTTTGTGGTGAATATATCTCTAATGAAGTACTACCTTATCTTCAATTTCTAGATATTGACGTCTTTAAATTAGGTGCAAAAAGGATTGATAAATTTCAATTGTCTACAACAAAAAGCAAATTGATTTCTTCAAGATTATCCTTAGGTGGTTTTGGAATTAGTCGGTTTTGTTTAGATCATACTTTAGCAATGAAAGCAGTTCAAGTTGGCTCAGAAATTATTCAAGATTCAGTTGAAGACATTCAGTTTTTTAATGACGAATTTTCTGTACAAACAAAAAATGATAAGCTATTTAAGGCAAAAATTGTAATTGGAGCCTACGGAAAACGTTCAAACCTCGACATCAAACTCAATCGGAAATTCATAAAACGTAAATCGCCATATTTAGCTGTTAAAACTCATGTAAAAGGAAATTTTCCTGACGATGTTGTAGCATTGCATAATTTTGAAGGTGGATATTGTGGTGTTTCAAAAGTTGAAAATAATAGCATAAATTTATGCTACATTACTAATTTAGATGCATTTAAAGCCTACAAAGATATGGACGAATTTCAACATAAAGTGGTATTCAAAAACACCTTCCTTAAAACTGTTTTTAGTAGTTCAAACCCTGTTTTTGATGAGCCTTTAACCATAAGCCAAATCTCATTCGATAGTAAAAAACCTATTGAAAATCACATCCTTATGTGTGGTGATACAGCAGCTTTAATTCATCCACTTTCGGGAAACGGAATGAGTATGGCAATACGAAGTGCCCAAATAGCTTCGATACTTATTATTAAATATTTTAATTCGAAAACTTACGATAGAGAAGCACTAGAAAAACAGTACCTTAGAGAATGGAATACAGCGTTTAAATGGCGTTTAAAAACGGGTCATATAATAGCGGATTTATTTAATCAACCCAAATTATCAGAGGTATTGATGCAAATCTTAAAATGGTTTCCAGGTATTTTGCCTTTTATTATAAAGCGAACGCATGGTAAAGTTATGAAAGTAGAATGAATTTATTAGTAAACACAAAACATAGAAGTGAGCAAAATGAAATCATGGACGATTTGAATTATAATGGCCCAATACTTCATGATGCACTTGATAAGCTCGCTAAAATAAACCAATGGTTAGGAGGAAATAAAGTCACAATTAATGGACTTAAAAAAGTGCTCAAAAATCACCCAAAAAATGAGGTAATAACCATTATTGATTTAGGTTGTGGAGGAGGAGATATATTAAGAGACATCTCTGAGTTTGGTAAGAGAAATGGTTACCGATTTCACCTTATTGGAATAGACGCAAATCAACACACAGTAGATTATGCCAATTCATTATCTGTAACCTATGATAATATTGATTTTAAAGCCATAGATATTTTTTCTGAAAGGTTTAATGAACTAAATTACGATTTAGTTTTAACTACACTATTTTTGCATCATTTTAAAGAAAGAGTACTCCTGTCATTTTTAAAACCCGTTTTAGAGAAAGCAAAATTTGGAATCGTAGTTAATGATTTACACAGACATAAACTCGCCTATTACTTGTTTAAATTGCTGTGTACCACTATAAAAAATAAAACAATTATTGAAGATGGATTAACTTCTGTGTTAAGAGGATTCAAACGGAAAGAGTTAATTGAAATGGCTCAACAATTGCATACAAATTATCAAATACAATGGAAATGGGCTTTTCGTTTCCAGTGGATTTTGAAGCATAAAAAATATGAGTGTTAAGATCACATCAGTTGCAAAACAGCTGCCTAAATATACGAGAGAAACTAAGGATATTATTCCGTATTTAAAAATATGGATGTCTGGTCAAGAAGAACGATTTCAGCGGAAAGTTATTAAGCTTTTCGAAAATGCAGGAGTTGACAAACGCTATTCAATTATGGATGCTGAAGAGGTGTTTTTAAACACGTCATTTGAAGAAAAAAACGAAATTTATTCTCGTGAAGTAGTTAAATTAGCGGAACAATCTTTGGTCAAAGCTTTACATAAAGCTAATTTGAAACCAATAGATATTGATTACATCATAACTGTGAGTTGTACAGGAATTATGATTCCGTCAATGGATGCTTATTTGATTAATAATCTCAAGATGAAGCAAGATGTTGTAAGGCTTCCTGTCACAGAAATGGGATGTGCAGCAGGTGTTTCTGGAATTATTTATGCAAAGAATTTTTTAAAATCAAATCCTAACAAACGCGCAGCAGTAATCGCTGTCGAATCACCAACAGCTACATTTCAACTAGATGATTTCTCTATGGCAAATATTGTTAGTGCAGCAATTTTTGGTGATGGTGCTTCGAGTGTTATTTTATCTTCTTATAAAAATGAAGAAGGCCCGAAAATAGTTGATGAAGCTATGTATCATTTTTATGATGCAGAAACTATGATGGGTTTTAAATTGACAAATACAGGCTTACAAATGATTTTAGATAAAGCGGTTCCCGAAACAATTTCAGAGCACTTCCCTATGATAGTGCATCCGTTTTTAGTACAAAATAAAATCACAATTGAAGATATAGATCACCTCATATTTCATCCAGGAGGAAAGAAAATTGTACAAACTATTGAAGATTTATTCGGATCTTTAGGAAAGAATATAGACGACACTAAAAATGTACTTAAGTTGTATGGAAACATGAGTAGTGCAACCGTTTTATATGTTTTAGAACGCTTTATGGACAAACAACTGCCTAAAGGAGATAGAGGATTAATGCTAAGTTTTGGACCTGGCTTTTCGGCACAACGCATATTATTAGAATGGTAAAAGAATTTCAAAATAAAAATTATTGGACACTCATTTTAGGAGGCTCTAGCGGATTAGGTTTAGCAACAGCCCAAAAACTTGCAAAACATGGTATGAATATTTGTATCATACATCGAAACTCGAGAGCCCAAGAAGATGAGATTAATACTGAATTTAATAAAATTGTAGCTGAAGGCGTGCAATTCAAATCGTTTAATATTGACGCTTTCAAATCTGAAAAAAGAGAACAAATTATATCTGAATTAAAAATTGTATTTGGCTCACTTGGAAAAATAAGAACCTTAGTACATAGTGTTGCTAAAGGAAATTTAAAACCCATGTTAGATGATCAAAAACCAACACTTAAGACAGATGATTTCAATTTAACTATTAATGCAATGGCAATAAGTTTGTACGATTGGACAAAAGCGATTTTTGAAGCTAAATTATTTTTTGAAGATGCTCGAATTATTAGTTTCACAAGTGAAGGCAATACTAAAGCTTGGAAAAATTACGCAGCAGTTTCAGCAGCAAAAGTAACATTGGAAGCCATAAGTAGAAACATAGCTTTAGAGTTTGCTCCTTTTGGAATTAGAGCCAATTGCGTTCAGGCAGGAGTAACAGACACAGCATCTTTGAGAATGATTCCTGGAAGTGATAAAATTAAAGAACACAGTTTAAAACGAAATCCGTTTAAAAAATTAACACAACCTGAAGACGTAGCAAACGCTGTATATCTCTTGTCTAAAGACGAAGCATCTTGGATTAATGGTTGTGTTATCCCTGTGGATGGAGGAGAACATATATCCTAATTATAAATTAAAACTAAATGTCACCTTGAGCGCAATCGAAAGGTCTTTAATAATTAATATTTTAATTGAACAGCAATCAAATCATAGCTTTATTACCCTATCAAGAACCATTTTTGTTTGTTGATGAGTTAACCGAAATATCTTCGGAAGGCATAACAGGAAACTTTACCTTTAAAGAAGATGCCTTTTTTTACGAAGGACATTTTAAAGACAATCCAATTACTCCTGGTGTAATTCTTACAGAGTGTATGGCTCAAATTGGTGTTGTGTGTTTAGGAATTTATATAATGAAAGATGAACTTTCAGAACAAAATCATCCGCAAATAGCATTAACCTCTAGTCAAATGGATTTCTTTTTACCCGTGTTTCCTGGAGAAAAAGTTACTGTAGTTTCTGAAAAAGAAGTCTTTCGTTTCAATAAGTTAAAATGTAATGTGAAACTTTTTAATGAGAAAGAAGAATTAATGTGTCGTGGTATGATTTCAGGAATGCTAAAATTATGAAAAATAGAGTCGTCATTACAGGATTGGGAGTTGTAGCGCCAAATGGAGTTGGTCTCGATGCATTTTCTAAAGCGATTAAAAAAGGTAAATCAGGAATTACCTTTCATCAACAATTAGCCGACTTAAATTTCTCGTGTTGCATTGGTGGAATTCCTCATATTTCAGAAGAAAAGAAACTCGAATATTTAACACCTTTACAATTAAGAGGATTCAATAGCTCAGGAATTTTATATGGCTGTATGGCAGGAATTGATGCTTGGAAAGATGCTGGATTTAATATAGAAACTAACAGTGAATTAGATTTTGATAGCGGAACTGTTTTCGGAACAGGAACTTCTGGTGTTGAGAAATTCAGAGAAGCGATTTATAAACTAGATGATAATCAAGTAAAACGTTTAGGAAGTACTGTTGTTGTGCAAACTATGACAAGTGGAATCAGTGCATTTTTGGGTGGGATTTTAGGCTTAGGAAACCAGGTTACAACGAATTCTTCAGCATGCACCACAGGAACCGAAGCTATTTTGATGGGTTATGAACGTATCAAAAATGGTCAAGCGAAACGAATGTTGGTTGGAAGTTGTAGTGATGGTGGACCCTATATTTGGGGTGGATTTGATGCCATGCGAGTCATGACTTATAAACACAATGATTCTCCTAAACAAGGCTCGAGACCAATGAGTGCATCAGCATCAGGATTTGTTCCTGGAGCAGGAGCAGGAGCTTTGGTTTTAGAATCTTTAGAGAGTGCTCAAGAACGAAGTGCAACTATTTATGCTGAGGTTTTAGGAGGACATATTAATTCGGGAGGACAACGTAATGGAGGAACGATGACTGCTCCAAATGCTGAAGCAGTTCAGCGTTGCATTAAAGAAGCTATTGTAAATGCTAATATTTCAGCAAATGATATTGATGTTATTAATGGTCATTTAACAGCAACTTCAAAAGATAGCCTTGAAATAGAGAACTGGACGATAGCTTTGAATAGAAAAGGCGACAACTTTCCTTTTATTAATTCCTTGAAATCAATGGTTGGCCATTGTTTAGCTGCTGCTGGAAGTATTGAAAGTGTAGCAACTATTTTGCAATTAAAAGAACAATTTGTGTTTCCAAATAGTAATTGTGAGGATGTACATGATGAAATTTCCGAATTAATTTCTGAAGATAAAATTGTCAAACAATTAATGCATACCGAATTGAATATTGCAGCAAAAGCAAGTTTTGGGTTTGGTGATGTGAATGGTTGTGTTATCTTTAAAAAGTATTGAAAAGATAACTCAAACCTCTCGACTGCGCTCGCGGAGACAGTTTACAAAACTATGACCAAAGACGAATTGATTGCCAAATTAAAAACGATTGTAAAGCCTTACATTCAAGATAAAACTGCGTTTGATAACTTATCTGAAGACACAGATTTTATTAATGATTTAAAGATTAATTCTGCAAATTTAGTTGATGTTATTCTTGATGTTGAAGACGAATTTGATATTAGAATCGAGAATGATGATATGGAAAAAATGATATCAGTAAAAGCAGCTATGGATATTGTAAATGAAAAATTAGCTCAAAGATGATTGGAAATGACGTTGTAGATTTAAAGCAAGCAGCAAAAGATTCTAATTGGAAAAGACCTCGTTTTTTAGATAAAGTATTTACACAAAAAGAGCAATCAATTATTTTTTATTCAGCAAACAAGGAACAAATGGTTTGGTTGCTTTGGAGTATGAAGGAAGCTGCGTATAAAGCTTTCGTAAGGGAATTTAAGCATTGCTTCTTCAACCCAAAACTAGCCGAATGTCAATTGGATTTAAACAATGAAGGTTTCGTTAGTATAAACGATAACACGTATTATTTAAAATCAACAATTACTTCAGAATATGTTCATAGTATAGCAAGTAATACAAATGAAAAATTTCCAAAAGCTGACCTTTTTAAATTGTATGATAATAATTTAAGTGACGAAGTCAGATCACGATTAATACATCAAGTCATAAATGGAAAAGATCGAGATATAAATTCAATTAATATTAAAAAGACAGTATTAGGAGTTCCAAATGTGTTTTTAGGCAACCAACAAATTTTTGAAGCTTTATCAATATCTCATCATGGTAAATATGCTGCTTTTGCTATTTATTAATACTCAAATAAACAGTGTTTCCTTCAGAAAGTTCTTCGAAGTGTTCGAAAAATATAGTTTCATTTTCGAAATAAGATTCAATTAAATAATAAGTTCCTTTAAAATAGTTTTTATTAACGATTACTTGAATATTTGATTTTTCAACGATGCCCAATTGATGTGCATATACGATTTCATTATTGATCGTATTAAATTCATCAAAAAAGGAAGCGATTAATGGTGTATTTGGATTCTGAAATAAATATTTAGGAGTGTCGTTAGCTTCAATTTCTGCATTATTTAACAAAATTATACGATTTGCAAATTCTAAGACATCATTTTTATCATGAGTAGCAACAATGCATGTGATTTTTTTGTCTTTTAAATAGTTAAAAACACGTCGTCTGAGGGATTGTTTTTTGAAATTATCAATGTGACTAAAAGGTTCATCTAAAAGAATGATTTCTGGCTCTTTCGCTAATGCTCGAGCAAGTGCCACACGTTGTTTTTGTCCGCCACTGAGTGTTTTTACTTTTACATGAGCAAACTTAGTGAGTTCAACAACCTCAAGTAATTCTTTAGTTCGTTTTTGTTTTTCTTCTGGAAAGAAATTTGAGAGAAATTTACCAATATTTTCTTCCACGCTAATGTATGGCATTAAATCAAATTCTTGAGCCACATATTTTATAAAATCATAACCTATTACAAGATTATATTTTGGTCCTAAAATTTGTTGTTTTCCCCAAAATAATGAACCACTGTCTAAGTCATATTCACCGTAAAGAAGTTTGAGCAATGTGGTTTTTCCAGATCCACTTTCACCAATTATAGAAATGTTTTCCCCAAGATTTACAGAGAAGTTTATATGATTTAAAATCTTAGTTTTATTATAACTAAAAGAAAGGTTTTTAACTTGAAGCATTTAGCAAAAATAGCATAAAAAGCCGCTACATTTCTAGTAACGGCTTTTTTATAAAAAATAAATAAATAGAATTATTGCTTTATGAATTTTTGATTTCTAATCGTGTTGTCAGATACAATACTGATGATATAGTTTCCGGCAGATAATTGAGATACATCAATTGACTTAGAATTACTTAATGAATTGGTCATCACACGTCTTCCGCTTATATCATAAATATTGTAGAATGCATTTTCTAACTGTAAGCCAGTTGTAATATTTAAAACATTTTTAGTTGGGTTTGGCGACAAAATGAAATCATTAGCAAATACCTCTTCATCAACTCCGAGTGCGTCACAAGAAGAATCCCCTGCACCTTCAACAGCATTAAATGTTTTATTAATGTCTGGGTTTAAAAACACTTCACAAGGAGAGTTTGGCCAATACACAATGATATGATTAACACTATCGTCGTTTCCAAGTCCAAAATGTGTATTTAAAGTACTCATATATTCAAACCCTTCACCACTACGAACATCTCTAATTTGGACACCACTATCAGTGTATATTTCTACACGAGCACCAATACCATCAATATTACTTGCAGTACCAACAGTGTTTATTTTAATCCAATTGTTACTCGTTGTTAAGTTCCAATAAATATTACCGCTATAATATGCATCAATAAATCCATCATTATTTAAATCACCAAAAGATCCATTTTTATAATTGATTTGAGTATCATCGGCATCTTCAAAAGTAAGATCACCTTTTCCATACATAATTGTTCCATTACATAGAATATCTAAAAACCCATCATTATCTATATCATAACTCACATTTTCGTGACCATTCGAAGCTCCACTTACACCAGCACCAGTTGTTACATCTGTAAAAGAACCATCGCCATTATTACGCATAAGTTTATGATTTCCTGAGCTAGCACCAACAAAAACGTCCATGTCTCCATCGTTATCATAATCTGCCCAAGATGATGACCAAGTTTGCATAGGATCAGCAAGGCCTAAAGCGTTTGCATTTTCTGTAAAAGTACCATCACCATTATTGGTAAGCATGACATTTGTTCTTCTAGCAGTTTCACCTCCACATTTAGCGATAAACATATCCATGTCTCTATCGTTATCATAATCGATCCAAATAGAACCATAATTACCACCAGAATAATAGTCGCCTAAATTAAAAGGCGCATCTGGCGTAACGTTAGATTGATAAAACGTAAGGTTACCAGAACCATCATTTATATAATATACATTTGGCTCAACATCATGACAAACAAAAGCATCTAAATGGCCATCTTGATTGATATCAACAAAATTTGAACGTTGAGAAAACACATATTCACCAGTAGAGATTTCAGTAAAACCAGAACCAGTACCATCACTTTTCATAAATGTAACACCGCTTCCAGATCCATAAAGTAAATCGGTATAACCATCTTTATTAAAATCGGCCGCAGCCATACTCCAACCAGGTAAAAAGTCGGCACTAGGTGTTGGAATATCCACTTCGTTAAAACCTCCAGAAGCTAATTGATAGTGTATGTTTACATTACTTGTAGATGCAGACACAATATCATCTAAGTTATCTCCATTCATATCCACAACAGTTAAGTCGTAACCTCCAATACTGATAGCTTGAAGAGAGAAATCTACTCTAGAAGGAATTAATGTGGTAAAGTTTACGGGTCCCATCCAATTGCTAAAATCAGCTCCTCCACAAAAGCCTCTTACATAGATTTCATAGGAAGTATTCTGAGTTAATCCGCTTAATACATGTGGATTATTAGTAGTTGTAGATGTTCCAGAGCCAGAAGGAATACCAGTTCCAGGAGCTTGTAAAGCTATTTCCCAAGACGTTTCTACATCACCAGCATCCCAATATACATTGGCACCATCTGAAGAAATAAAAGTAACAGATAGATCACTCACGTTTGGACAAGCAGGAGGTGTTTCAGACCTAATTAATGGAGAATTAAAACAAAATCCCCAACCAAATGAACCATTATCCTCATAAAGGATACGATATTTAAAATTAGCTAATTGAGAAGCTGTAAAAGAAGCAATATTTATAGTTTCATTAACTTGTTCAGGAGTTCCATTACAAAAACCCGAATTTGGAGCGTTATTTGTTTCAGATAATTCTGAACCATAATCCTGCCAATTTCCAGCATCATTATCCCAATACTGTATGTTTAAATCTTCAGTTTGGAAAATATTAAATACATATGAGCCAGATACTGTAATCCAAGTTTCTCCTGCAGCATGAGCAGCAGTTAAATCAATGGTGTTAGATTCTGCAGCTAGATTATTGTTTGAATCTCCACCTGGTAAGTCATCATTAAATGAGAAGTTTGATGAGTTGTCAGTTGGGTTGTCTGTAAAGTAGTCAGTATTTGCATCATAAGAACCAGTAATTGTCCAGTTATTGTTTGGCCAGTTTGCTGGTTCGTTTAAAACCTGAGCAACGGAACAATAAGAAATAATCAAACATGCTATTAATGTAATTTTTTTCATAAAAATTTATGTATTAGGTAAATAGTTTCTAAAAATAATAAAAAAAAACCTCCAAATATAATTTGGAGGCCTTTAATAAAGACTAAATAAGTCTTAAGCTTTT is part of the Psychroserpens ponticola genome and encodes:
- a CDS encoding YceI family protein, translating into MKKKKITLVLFTSFLLSVVGFSQDLVAKSSVAFKIKNLGFNVEGFFSEINIESNFSDDDISQWTLIGNVIVNSIRTNNEKRDVHLLKDDFFDVKTFPKIVLMATNFKKTSLNKYDVTFSLTIKETTKKITIPMLIINNKDALQLTCDFEINRRDFDVGGNSLVMSKTVKIAVSHTVKKQ
- a CDS encoding ABC transporter ATP-binding protein → MLQVKNLSFSYNKTKILNHINFSVNLGENISIIGESGSGKTTLLKLLYGEYDLDSGSLFWGKQQILGPKYNLVIGYDFIKYVAQEFDLMPYISVEENIGKFLSNFFPEEKQKRTKELLEVVELTKFAHVKVKTLSGGQKQRVALARALAKEPEIILLDEPFSHIDNFKKQSLRRRVFNYLKDKKITCIVATHDKNDVLEFANRIILLNNAEIEANDTPKYLFQNPNTPLIASFFDEFNTINNEIVYAHQLGIVEKSNIQVIVNKNYFKGTYYLIESYFENETIFFEHFEELSEGNTVYLSINK
- a CDS encoding FG-GAP-like repeat-containing protein; its protein translation is MKKITLIACLIISYCSVAQVLNEPANWPNNNWTITGSYDANTDYFTDNPTDNSSNFSFNDDLPGGDSNNNLAAESNTIDLTAAHAAGETWITVSGSYVFNIFQTEDLNIQYWDNDAGNWQDYGSELSETNNAPNSGFCNGTPEQVNETINIASFTASQLANFKYRILYEDNGSFGWGFCFNSPLIRSETPPACPNVSDLSVTFISSDGANVYWDAGDVETSWEIALQAPGTGIPSGSGTSTTTNNPHVLSGLTQNTSYEIYVRGFCGGADFSNWMGPVNFTTLIPSRVDFSLQAISIGGYDLTVVDMNGDNLDDIVSASTSNVNIHYQLASGGFNEVDIPTPSADFLPGWSMAAADFNKDGYTDLLYGSGSGVTFMKSDGTGSGFTEISTGEYVFSQRSNFVDINQDGHLDAFVCHDVEPNVYYINDGSGNLTFYQSNVTPDAPFNLGDYYSGGNYGSIWIDYDNDRDMDMFIAKCGGETARRTNVMLTNNGDGTFTENANALGLADPMQTWSSSWADYDNDGDMDVFVGASSGNHKLMRNNGDGSFTDVTTGAGVSGASNGHENVSYDIDNDGFLDILCNGTIMYGKGDLTFEDADDTQINYKNGSFGDLNNDGFIDAYYSGNIYWNLTTSNNWIKINTVGTASNIDGIGARVEIYTDSGVQIRDVRSGEGFEYMSTLNTHFGLGNDDSVNHIIVYWPNSPCEVFLNPDINKTFNAVEGAGDSSCDALGVDEEVFANDFILSPNPTKNVLNITTGLQLENAFYNIYDISGRRVMTNSLSNSKSIDVSQLSAGNYIISIVSDNTIRNQKFIKQ
- a CDS encoding type III polyketide synthase, with product MSVKITSVAKQLPKYTRETKDIIPYLKIWMSGQEERFQRKVIKLFENAGVDKRYSIMDAEEVFLNTSFEEKNEIYSREVVKLAEQSLVKALHKANLKPIDIDYIITVSCTGIMIPSMDAYLINNLKMKQDVVRLPVTEMGCAAGVSGIIYAKNFLKSNPNKRAAVIAVESPTATFQLDDFSMANIVSAAIFGDGASSVILSSYKNEEGPKIVDEAMYHFYDAETMMGFKLTNTGLQMILDKAVPETISEHFPMIVHPFLVQNKITIEDIDHLIFHPGGKKIVQTIEDLFGSLGKNIDDTKNVLKLYGNMSSATVLYVLERFMDKQLPKGDRGLMLSFGPGFSAQRILLEW
- a CDS encoding methyltransferase domain-containing protein; protein product: MNLLVNTKHRSEQNEIMDDLNYNGPILHDALDKLAKINQWLGGNKVTINGLKKVLKNHPKNEVITIIDLGCGGGDILRDISEFGKRNGYRFHLIGIDANQHTVDYANSLSVTYDNIDFKAIDIFSERFNELNYDLVLTTLFLHHFKERVLLSFLKPVLEKAKFGIVVNDLHRHKLAYYLFKLLCTTIKNKTIIEDGLTSVLRGFKRKELIEMAQQLHTNYQIQWKWAFRFQWILKHKKYEC
- a CDS encoding beta-ketoacyl-[acyl-carrier-protein] synthase family protein: MKNRVVITGLGVVAPNGVGLDAFSKAIKKGKSGITFHQQLADLNFSCCIGGIPHISEEKKLEYLTPLQLRGFNSSGILYGCMAGIDAWKDAGFNIETNSELDFDSGTVFGTGTSGVEKFREAIYKLDDNQVKRLGSTVVVQTMTSGISAFLGGILGLGNQVTTNSSACTTGTEAILMGYERIKNGQAKRMLVGSCSDGGPYIWGGFDAMRVMTYKHNDSPKQGSRPMSASASGFVPGAGAGALVLESLESAQERSATIYAEVLGGHINSGGQRNGGTMTAPNAEAVQRCIKEAIVNANISANDIDVINGHLTATSKDSLEIENWTIALNRKGDNFPFINSLKSMVGHCLAAAGSIESVATILQLKEQFVFPNSNCEDVHDEISELISEDKIVKQLMHTELNIAAKASFGFGDVNGCVIFKKY
- a CDS encoding 3-hydroxyacyl-ACP dehydratase FabZ family protein; this translates as MNSNQIIALLPYQEPFLFVDELTEISSEGITGNFTFKEDAFFYEGHFKDNPITPGVILTECMAQIGVVCLGIYIMKDELSEQNHPQIALTSSQMDFFLPVFPGEKVTVVSEKEVFRFNKLKCNVKLFNEKEELMCRGMISGMLKL
- a CDS encoding GreA/GreB family elongation factor; its protein translation is MTKNSIKNDLYSQCQAFVDCRLKAIQKTIDEIQESLTSETKSSAGDKHETGRAMLQLEREKAGQQLAEIQKLNQLLPKIDVSNNSEIIGLGSLVYTSQANYFIAISAGELKVNNQSFYAISANTPIAKLLLGKLKNDEIIFRDQEFKIIKIL
- a CDS encoding acyl carrier protein, with product MTKDELIAKLKTIVKPYIQDKTAFDNLSEDTDFINDLKINSANLVDVILDVEDEFDIRIENDDMEKMISVKAAMDIVNEKLAQR
- a CDS encoding SDR family oxidoreductase; its protein translation is MVKEFQNKNYWTLILGGSSGLGLATAQKLAKHGMNICIIHRNSRAQEDEINTEFNKIVAEGVQFKSFNIDAFKSEKREQIISELKIVFGSLGKIRTLVHSVAKGNLKPMLDDQKPTLKTDDFNLTINAMAISLYDWTKAIFEAKLFFEDARIISFTSEGNTKAWKNYAAVSAAKVTLEAISRNIALEFAPFGIRANCVQAGVTDTASLRMIPGSDKIKEHSLKRNPFKKLTQPEDVANAVYLLSKDEASWINGCVIPVDGGEHIS
- a CDS encoding 4'-phosphopantetheinyl transferase family protein gives rise to the protein MIGNDVVDLKQAAKDSNWKRPRFLDKVFTQKEQSIIFYSANKEQMVWLLWSMKEAAYKAFVREFKHCFFNPKLAECQLDLNNEGFVSINDNTYYLKSTITSEYVHSIASNTNEKFPKADLFKLYDNNLSDEVRSRLIHQVINGKDRDINSINIKKTVLGVPNVFLGNQQIFEALSISHHGKYAAFAIY
- a CDS encoding NAD(P)/FAD-dependent oxidoreductase: MSTRLSSFDVIIVGGGLAGLSSAIHLSNADLSVLVIEKNSYPKHKVCGEYISNEVLPYLQFLDIDVFKLGAKRIDKFQLSTTKSKLISSRLSLGGFGISRFCLDHTLAMKAVQVGSEIIQDSVEDIQFFNDEFSVQTKNDKLFKAKIVIGAYGKRSNLDIKLNRKFIKRKSPYLAVKTHVKGNFPDDVVALHNFEGGYCGVSKVENNSINLCYITNLDAFKAYKDMDEFQHKVVFKNTFLKTVFSSSNPVFDEPLTISQISFDSKKPIENHILMCGDTAALIHPLSGNGMSMAIRSAQIASILIIKYFNSKTYDREALEKQYLREWNTAFKWRLKTGHIIADLFNQPKLSEVLMQILKWFPGILPFIIKRTHGKVMKVE